The following are encoded together in the uncultured Draconibacterium sp. genome:
- a CDS encoding DUF1080 domain-containing protein — translation MKNLTTILLVFLSSFLFAGESGEWVNLFNGKDLSGWEQLNGKATYEVKDGVIVGTTVANTPNSFLATEKEYGDFIFEVELLVDNAMNSGIQFRSLSKADYMNGRVHGYQCEVDPADRAWSGGIYDEARRGWLYPLDMNPEGQKAFRRGEWNHYHIEAIGNSIRTWVNGIPCADLIDEVTLKGFIALQVHAIGNKSEEGRQIKWRNIRIKTENLKQRAWTDIPVVNLIPNYLSPQEQAQGWTLLFDGETTNGWRGVGKETFPSRGWHVENGELVVESADGAESGNGGDIVTLDEYSTFEFKLDFKITEGANSGIKYFITEKYGSDMSAIGLEYQILDDEKHPDAKLGTDGNRTVASLYDLIPAHKNKIVNKPGQWNQARLVVKGTRQDKWLKGNNIETNEFVGANVEHWLNNRLVLEYERGTQAFYALVARSKYAKWEDFGAWQSGHLLLQDHGNEVHYRSIKIRKL, via the coding sequence ATGAAAAATTTAACAACTATTCTTTTGGTATTTCTCTCATCGTTTTTATTCGCGGGCGAATCGGGTGAATGGGTGAATCTATTTAACGGTAAAGATTTGTCGGGATGGGAACAATTAAATGGTAAAGCTACTTATGAAGTAAAAGACGGAGTTATTGTTGGTACAACTGTGGCCAATACTCCAAATTCGTTTTTAGCCACCGAAAAAGAATACGGTGATTTTATATTTGAAGTGGAATTGTTGGTTGACAATGCAATGAATTCAGGTATTCAGTTCCGAAGTCTGAGCAAGGCAGATTATATGAATGGCCGTGTGCATGGTTATCAATGCGAAGTGGATCCGGCAGACAGGGCATGGAGCGGCGGAATATATGATGAGGCTCGCCGGGGCTGGTTGTACCCGTTGGATATGAATCCGGAAGGACAAAAAGCATTTCGTCGTGGCGAATGGAATCATTATCACATTGAAGCCATTGGAAACTCAATTCGTACCTGGGTCAACGGAATTCCATGTGCCGATTTAATCGACGAGGTAACTTTAAAAGGATTTATTGCTTTACAGGTTCATGCTATTGGAAATAAATCGGAGGAAGGAAGACAAATAAAATGGCGTAACATCCGGATTAAAACTGAGAACTTAAAGCAAAGGGCCTGGACAGATATTCCGGTAGTGAATTTAATTCCCAATTATTTGTCGCCGCAGGAACAGGCACAAGGATGGACTTTGCTTTTTGACGGTGAAACTACAAATGGTTGGCGTGGTGTTGGAAAAGAAACATTCCCATCGCGAGGATGGCACGTTGAAAATGGAGAACTGGTTGTTGAATCAGCTGATGGGGCAGAGTCGGGAAATGGTGGCGACATTGTAACATTGGATGAATACAGCACTTTCGAATTTAAACTCGATTTTAAAATAACAGAAGGCGCTAACAGCGGAATCAAATATTTTATCACTGAAAAATACGGTTCCGATATGTCGGCAATTGGTTTGGAGTACCAGATTTTAGATGATGAGAAACACCCCGATGCCAAATTGGGAACCGATGGAAACAGAACGGTTGCCTCGTTGTATGATTTAATTCCTGCTCATAAAAATAAAATTGTAAATAAACCGGGCCAGTGGAACCAGGCTCGTTTGGTTGTTAAAGGAACCCGTCAGGATAAGTGGTTGAAAGGAAATAACATTGAAACAAATGAGTTTGTAGGTGCAAATGTTGAACACTGGTTGAATAATCGTTTGGTGTTGGAATACGAACGAGGAACGCAGGCTTTTTATGCGCTGGTTGCGCGAAGCAAATATGCCAAATGGGAAGATTTTGGAGCATGGCAATCCGGTCATCTTTTGTTACAGGATCATGGAAATGAAGTTCATTACCGAAGCATTAAGATCAGAAAGCTATAA